Part of the Phacochoerus africanus isolate WHEZ1 chromosome 8, ROS_Pafr_v1, whole genome shotgun sequence genome is shown below.
CGAGGCCGCTCTCCGCGCGTCTCCCCCCGCAGGTATGGGGGCGCCCCCCAGTCCCTCACCCTGAAGCTCCCGGTGACCATCAACAAGTTCTTCCAGCCGACGGAGATGGCGGCCCAGGACTTCTTCCAGCGTTGGAAGCAGCTAAGCCTGTGAGCCGCGGGCGGctgggccggggccggggccgccctcggggcggagcggggcggggcgggggcttcCGATCCCCCACCTGAACCTTTCCCGGCCCCCAGACCCCAACAGGAGGCGCAGAAAATCTTCAAAGCCAACCACCCCATGGACGCGGAGGTCACTAAGGCCAAGGTGAGCCAGGCAAGACAGGAGAGGCCCTACCGGGCtcacaccccagccccacctctctcAAGTTCTGGGATTTGGGGAGCGGCGGCCGCTCAGCTTCTCTGAGCTTGTTTCCCCAGGCGTGAAGGAGGGTCTGGGGGGACTTGGTGTGTCACTGTCTGGGAGCTAACAAAGCCCGGGCATCCTCTGACGGCCACCCGCAtcctccccagctcctggggTTTGGCTCTGCGCTCCTGGACAACGTGGATCCCAACCCTGAGAACTTCGTGGGGGCTGGGATCATCCAGACTAAAGCCCTGCAGGTGGGCTGTCTGCTGCGGCTGGAGCCCAACGCCCAGGCTCAGGTGCGTGGTGGTCTGGGAGGCCCCTGCTTTGTGTTCTTTGCACCCCCCCCTCCTGCCTCACTCTGTCCTTTAAGTCATGTGTCCCCGTGCCCCTCCTGTCTCTCCATCCTCCCTGATTTGCATCTCCCCACAGCCTCTCCACTCTTCTTGACCTCTCTTATTTTTCATCCTGTACCTCCTGTCACCTCGGTCCTTTATGTCACCTTTCTGATCCCTTTATCCTTTTTCTCTCATCATTTATCTGCCCTGtatccccctcttcctccttctcttgggGGAGGAGCTACCTGCACCAtccctctgccacctccctgAGTCCCCCTGTCCCCACCAGATGTACCGGCTGACCCTGCGCACCAGCAAGGAGCCCGTCTCCCGTCACCTATGTGAGCTGCTGGCCCAGCAGTTCTGAGCCCTGGACTCTGCCCCCGGGGATGCCGGCGCCGGGCAGCCCCCAGGATTGAGGCAGCTGTGGTGGATGGGGCAGCAAGGGGACCTCCGCTGGTGACAGGGaagaccctggggtggggggatgcctaGGACCTTCCTCCagccttttgtatttttatttttgttcatctgCTGTTTACATTCTGGGGGGTAAGGGGGagcccccttcctcccttttccccCCCTAAGcacagaggggagaggggccagggaagtgggcacctcctcctcccccccccccccccggtagcccctcctgccccctccctgtccAGGGGCTGTGTATTATTGTGAGCGAATAAACAGAGAGACGCTAATAGCCccgtgtgcatgtctgtgtctgGCGCTCAGAGGAGCGGGGTGAGGGCATGCAGGGTGTGGGTGGCCAGGCCCCGAAGCCCGTGCGTGGGACTCTGAGcagacagcagcagcagcaggcgcCGTGGCCCCAACTGCAGGGCCACCAGCCGCCATCCGATGCCCGGCTCTTCAGGCCCCGACACCAGGTAGCAGGCTCTCGGCACCTGGGCCTGGTGGACCGCCTCCTCCACCTTCTCTGGCTGCCCGGGCTCTGAAGGAAAGACAGGGAGGGCTGGGGTGACCAGTGCTAACCTGCATGGGAGTCTCCCCCATCTTGGGCCCAAGTTTGACTCCTGACAGAGGGGAGCCCCACAGCTCCAGCCGGCTGTCAGGACCTAAGAGGTCACGGACTTTCTGCCCTCTTCCTACCCAGCCTCCGTCCCCCACTTTCCTGGCGATCCCCTTGGCAGTACAGATCACGGATGCGCAGGAGATGCTTCCCTGGTGACCCTCCAGAGGACCCGGCCCAACTACACGTGGGAAGTGGTGGGGTAGGTGGAGTCGCACAGCCCAGTGCTTTTCACCATTTTGTTACATTCATCAGAGTCCCCTCTGGGGCTGAGTTTCTGCTCTAGTTCCCTTCCTGCGTCTCACTGGGCCTCACAGGTTCTAGGCAACCACTTTTCCATCAGGACCTGGGCTCTGTGGactctcccacccctcctccacccaaGACTCTCAGCAGAGCCTGTACTTTCAGAGTAGACTGTGTGGATGTGGGAGCCAGGCCGCCTGGGTTTGAATCGTGGATTTAATGCTAATTAGCTGAGCCTGCTTCCTTGTCTGCAATACGGGAATGATGATTAAAAGGAGACTGATTATTGATTAATGAGGATGAAGCGAGGcaatacacagaaaagcacttgGCAGGAGATGAGGTCTCAGCGTTAAATCAGGATAACCCAACCTGCAGGCTGGGacctcctggctcctcccctgCCCAATTCCTACCGGCTTCTCCTACCACGTTCCGCACCCCCACAGCCTACCCCCACCTCGTGAGGCCTGGGACTCGGGGTCCCAGCCTGCGCATGCAAAGCGGGTGCTGTGCCCGCCGCTGACCTGGTGGGAAGTACGTGGCCGTGACCAGGGTGTAGAAGGAGCGGAGGAGGCGCCGCCGCTGCCCAGGAGATGGTTCTGAAGGAGTAAGAGGGACGGGGGTAACCGagagcccctccccagcccacaccCCTCCCGGCCCCGCCTTCTGTCACCTTTATCCCCCGACAGCTCCACAGTGAAGAGGCAACGTTTCAGTTCCAGGTGGAGGAGCAGCAGCCTGTGGGGAAAAGGGGTGTGTCATGGCCAGGGGAGAAGGGATGAGGACGCCCCCAGCCCACTACCCGGTCCCAGCCCTACCCGAGGATGTCCACGTGCAGGGGGAAGCCCCCGGGCAGCGCTCGGGGTCCCAGCGGCAGGCAGGCCCGCAGCGGGTCCAGCAGCGGCTGCCACGAGCGCTCCAGAAGCTGCAGGGGGCGTGGTCAGCGAGAAAGGCGGGGTGGGTGAGGTCGGGAAGGCGGCTCGGCCgcggggagcaggggaggggacctTGGAAGAGGCGAGGCCTGGAAGGGCGGGCgaagagggaaaggagagccCAGCCGGGGTGAAGGTGATTGGAACGCAGCCCAAGGGGGCGGGGTCCACACGAGGGGCGGGTCCAGGGGCGTGGCCAAAGGCGGGTCCCGCATCAAGAGCGCGCTCGCCGGGCCAGGGTGCCGAGACCCGCCGGGGCTCGCGGGCAGAGGGTGAAATAGGGGGAAAGCGGGACGTGGCCCGGATTCACCTGTGCATCCAGCTGGTTGAGGGGAGGGCGCGGCCCGCAGAGCAGACACAGCTCCAAGCCCGGAAGGAGCGTCAGGGTCAGAAGCCGGTGAGGAACCTGAGCCGGGCACAGATGGGCTAGCCGAAGCCCCGCCCCTTCCCGCCGCGAGCCCCGCCCCCTCGGGCGGCCCCCAGGTCCCGCCGCTGCCGGCGCGCTCCTCCCGGGCCTCACCTTTGGCCTGCTCGCCCCACCCACTCAACTCACCGTCGGGCTCCCGTGCGGCAGGTACACCGGGTAGTCGCGAGCGGCCTGCGGCGGCAGGGACCCCACCAGCCAGGGGAGCAGCACAGCCTCCGGCATCCCCAGCCGCCACCAGCTCTCTGTTGCTGCCACCACTCGGCCGGACACGACCAGGCTGACGAAGGCCGTGCCTACGGCCTCGGCAAACCCAGAGAGGGCTTCCTGGGTAAGAGAGGTAGGCTGACTGCGGGTCAGGAGACATGAGTAATGGCGAGCAGGGGCGACAGTGACTTCCCAGGTGGGTGAGGAGTGGGAAGAGACCAGCATACAACTCAAAGCTTGCCTAGTGACCATGCTCATGTCACCCTAAGCCTGAGTTCCTTCACCTTCACATACAGGTGAAATCCCCAAGtcaaattatgaaattttaaacagGTAGCGTGACTGCTACCTAGCCTGACACGTCCTGCTGAGGCTAATAATTGTAACAACAGCAGCTTggtttattactttcttttttctttttttttcttttttggccgcacccacggcctacggaagttcctgggccagggaacgaatccgagccaccgcagtgacctatgccacagctgcggcaactcctggatccttaacccactgcgccatagcagggACCTCCAGCCATGGTTTACAGAGTTCTATTACGTGTCAAGTAGGTGCAATCTATGACctactgaagctcagagaggtcaagtcacCTGCCAAGAGTCACGCTGCTGGGAGGCAGCCGTGCCAGCTGAACCAAGAGCAATATTTAAGGAATGGTAGCTAGAGATTcgccaggcagaaggaacagcatgtgccaGGGCAGGGAAGCTGGGAAGTTGTTGGGATTTGAGAGAGCCATGGGGCAGCAGAGAGAGCGTGCCTGTGGAGGTAGTAGGCACTAGGGCCAGCTGGTTGATGAGCGTCAGATTCCTCAAGTCCTCAAATATCAAGCCAAAGGGCTGGGACCCTGTCCCGGGGCTGATGGAAGCCACGGAAGGGCTGTGACCAGGGCAGGGGCATGGTCAGCTCTGAGTGTAGAAAGATCCTT
Proteins encoded:
- the FUZ gene encoding protein fuzzy homolog isoform X1, with protein sequence MGEEGTEGMVHLLCLATSSGVPLFCRSSRGGAPARQQLPFSVIGSLNGVHMFGQNLEVQLSSARTEDTTVVWKSFHDSITLIVLSSEEGTSELRLERLLQMVFGAMVLLVGLEELTNIRNVERLKKELRASYHLIDSFLGDSELIGDLTQCVDCVVPPEGSLLQEALSGFAEAVGTAFVSLVVSGRVVAATESWWRLGMPEAVLLPWLVGSLPPQAARDYPVYLPHGSPTVPHRLLTLTLLPGLELCLLCGPRPPLNQLDAQLLERSWQPLLDPLRACLPLGPRALPGGFPLHVDILGLLLLHLELKRCLFTVELSGDKEPSPGQRRRLLRSFYTLVTATYFPPEPGQPEKVEEAVHQAQVPRACYLVSGPEEPGIGWRLVALQLGPRRLLLLLSAQSPTHGLRGLATHTLHALTPLL
- the FUZ gene encoding protein fuzzy homolog isoform X3 gives rise to the protein MFGQNLEVQLSSARTEDTTVVWKSFHDSITLIVLSSEEGTSELRLERLLQMVFGAMVLLVGLEELTNIRNVERLKKELRASYHLIDSFLGDSELIGDLTQCVDCVVPPEGSLLQEALSGFAEAVGTAFVSLVVSGRVVAATESWWRLGMPEAVLLPWLVGSLPPQAARDYPVYLPHGSPTVPHRLLTLTLLPGLELCLLCGPRPPLNQLDAQLLERSWQPLLDPLRACLPLGPRALPGGFPLHVDILGLLLLHLELKRCLFTVELSGDKEPSPGQRRRLLRSFYTLVTATYFPPEPGQPEKVEEAVHQAQVPRACYLVSGPEEPGIGWRLVALQLGPRRLLLLLSAQSPTHGLRGLATHTLHALTPLL
- the FUZ gene encoding protein fuzzy homolog isoform X2, producing the protein MGEEGTEGMVHLLCLATSSGVPLFCRSSRGGAPARQQLPFSVIGSLNGVHMFGQNLEVQLSSARTEDTTVVWKSFHDSITLIVLSSEEGTSELRLERLLQMVFGAMVLLVGLEELTNIRNVERLKKELRASYHLIDSFLGDSELIGDLTQCVDCVVPPEGSLLQEALSGFAEAVGTAFVSLVVSGRVVAATESWWRLGMPEAVLLPWLVGSLPPQAARDYPVYLPHGSPTVPHRLLTLTLLPGLELCLLCGPRPPLNQLDAQLLERSWQPLLDPLRACLPLGPRALPGGFPLHVDILGLLLLHLELKRCLFTVELSGDKEPGQPEKVEEAVHQAQVPRACYLVSGPEEPGIGWRLVALQLGPRRLLLLLSAQSPTHGLRGLATHTLHALTPLL